From one Astatotilapia calliptera chromosome 10, fAstCal1.2, whole genome shotgun sequence genomic stretch:
- the phldb2a gene encoding pleckstrin homology-like domain family B member 2 isoform X1, which produces MKSMLPQRSAVATLGYSSDCVKIEHSSGGSVAGTMLRGSRSKAELQELMETLQRRKSALEASLRAAECSRKYLSTSVGTQPTRPLSILSNTDRPPSAARNISYMTSNSVPPSPRQGDRQLSSNGLLRHSQARHQSQDSLLLSNGSSMVSPYGESIPRSPRVKSGAASMPSSPRMTRRLYSQGKASGDSRQRKYSTGSLNSLGMHSRSLPRLHNAADPPALSLPLRHSVGSHRVVSAGNRRSLSSLEQPPDVTVPASMPSTPRRASLASLSSMGVEIDGTGLDLGIGERRLSFGKSGLSPGQRVGSITSLNGKEELKDYHQHQRDERLREQKVQRLECQRLETILNLCTELGQVAREPAGSAVSDLQKINKELEKLQVSDDDSVFSDSPSSTAQESCFGAKARDFQLSEEQQASQRQQSGYREARSHSPAISLNSSAPSPSMHHRAKALESVQLKQEVTHIEEERIQVLNNIEELEQKIKDLDNQMEESLREMEVECALLEGEQESEMAQLQRDKELLEQLKGKIHNVEKMNHTEKSQETEEQSKSLEDLEFQKLEREIKQDEEKENQGQELLREIADCQRLTVTRKERLMTLKKQSSQITLQAQQERENFQREKNNLLVMLQKEREKLVSLEGKYAELSEGQTFANNPVAFKEHLHTLKERRRSSKENSSHPNDSQPHKRSQQLLTTYGRSLGRTLPPKPHLPLSQSSSCGSVIPQGFCFSPREVNLRRLPKTGNSHAHVNEDRQRQSDFCNRLVSEPNVFLDSFSYPDNSQTSDTISVDSSDSLETSFSACSPDNISSASTSNMAKIEEMERLLREAQAEKLRLLEHRVQEREMEIRRQALEEERRRREELEKRLQEETSRRQKLVEREVKLREKQRSQSRLLTRYHPVRKDDFDLHGHIEAAGHNPDACFHLAITDKTCRGFLVKMGGKIKTWKKRWFVFDHNRRTLTYYADKHETKMKGVIYFQAIEEVYYDHLKNAHKSPNPSLTFSVKTHDRVYYMVAPSPEAMRIWMDVIVTGAEGHMHFMV; this is translated from the exons ATGAAGAGCATGCTTCCCCAAAGGAGTGCTGTCGCCACACTGGGCTACAGCTCAG ACTGTGTGAAGATTGAGCACAGCAGTGGCGGCTCAGTGGCTGGCACGATGCTGAGGGGCTCCCGCTCGAAAGCCGAGCTACAGGAACTCATGGAGACGCTGCAGCGCAGGAAGAGCGCTCTGGAGGCTAGTCTGAGGGCAGCAGAGTGCAGCCGCAAGTACTTGAGTACATCTGTAGGAACCCAGCCCACCAGGCCGCTGTCGATCCTCAGTAACACAGATCGTCCCCCTTCTGCCGCTAGAAACATCTCTTACATGACCAGCAACAGCGTGCCGCCGTCACCTCGCCAAGGTGATCGCCAGCTAAGCTCTAATGGCTTGCTCCGTCACTCCCAGGCTCGCCACCAATCCCAAGACAGCTTGCTTCTCTCAAATGGAAGCTCTATGGTCTCCCCTTATGGGGAGTCCATACCACGTTCTCCCAGGGTCAAAAGCGGAGCAGCCAGTATGCCATCCAGCCCCAGAATGACCCGCAGGCTCTACTCACAGGGCAAAGCTTCAGGAGACTCCCGTCAGAGGAAGTACTCCACGGGCTCCCTCAACAGCCTGGGTATGCACAGCCGTTCTCTGCCACGGCTTCACAATGCAGCAGATCCACCTGCGCTGTCACTGCCGTTACGCCACTCAGTAGGTTCCCACCGAGTGGTCTCTGCAGGAAACCGGCGCAGTCTCTCCTCTCTGGAGCAGCCTCCAGATGTGACAGTACCAGCCAGCATGCCCAGCACACCCAGGAGGGCTAGCCTGGCCTCTCTGAGCTCTATGGGAGTAGAGATTGATGGGACGGGGTTAGATCTGGGCATCGGAGAGAGGAGGTTGTCCTTTGGGAAGAGTGGTTTGAGTCCGGGACAACGggtgggcagcatcacctctcTGAATGGCAAAGAGGAGCTCAAAGACTACCACCAGCATCAGAGAGATGAGCGACTCAGGGAGCAGAAAGTGCAGAGATTA GAATGCCAGCGTCTAGAGACCATCTTAAACCTGTGCACTGAGTTGGGACAGGTAGCGAGAGAGCCAGCGGGATCAGCTGTTTCTGACCTGCAGAAGATCAATAAGGAGCTGGAGAAGCTGCAGGTGTCGGACGATGACTCAGTGTTCTCCGACTCTCCGAGCAGCACAGCTCAAGAGAGCTGCTTTGGAGCCAAAGCCAGAGACTTCCAACTCTCTGAGGAGCAGCAGGCCAGCCAGCGTCAGCAGAGCGGCTATAGAGAGGCCAGATCCCACTCACCTGCTATCAGTCTCAACAGCAGTGCACCCTCGCCTTCTATGCATCACAGAGCCAAA GCTTTGGAGAGCGtgcagctgaaacaggaagtaacgcACATAGAGGAAGAAAGAATCCAAGTTTTGAATAACATAGAAGAGCTCGAGCAGAAGATCAAAGACCTGGACAACCAGATGGAGGAGTCTCTTCGAGAG ATGGAGGTGGAGTGTGCTCTGCTGGAAGGAGAACAAGAGTCGGAGATGGCCCAGCTGCAGAGGGATAAGGAGCTTCTGGAGCAGCTCAAGGGAAAAATTCACAATGTTGAGAAAATGAACCACACTGAGAAGTCACAg GAGACTGAGGAGCAGTCAAAAAGTTTGGAGGACTTGGAGTTTCAGAAGCTGGAGAGAGAAATTAAGCAGGACGAGGAAAAAGAGAATCAGGGCCAAGAGCTGCTGCGAGAGATCGCAGACTGTCAGCGCCTTACTGTCACCCGCAAG GAAAGACTCATGACGCTCAAGAAACAGTCATCTCAGATTACTTTACAGGCTCAGCAGGAACGGGAGAATTTCCAGAGAGAGAAGAACAATTTGCTCGTCATGCTTCAGAAG gagagagagaaattgGTGTCTTTGGAAGGAAAGTATGCAGAGCTGTCTGAGGGGCAGACCTTCGCTAACAATCCTGTGGCCTTCAAAGAG CACTTGCACACTCTGAAGGAAAGACGGAGAAGCAGCAAGGAAAATTCATCACATCCAAATGACAGTCAACCTCATAAAAGGAGCCAGCAGCTGCTCACCACTTATGGCAGATCCCTCGGACGCACGCTTCCTCCAAAG CCTCACCTTCCTTTGTCCCAAAGCTCAAGCTGTGGCAGTGTCATCCCACAAGGCTTCTGCTTCTCCCCTCGGGAGGTGAACCTTCGCCGCTTGCCCAAGA CAGGCAACAGCCACGCACATGTAAATGAAGACAGGCAAAGACAGAGTGATTTTTGCAACAGGTTGGTCTCTGAGCCCAACGTCTTCCTGGACTCTTTCTCTTACCCGGACAACAGCCAGACGTCAGACACCATCAGCGTGGACAGCTCTGACAGCCTGGAAACCAGCTTCTCTGCCTGCTCCCCAGACAACATCTCAAG TGCCAGTACCTCCAATATGGCAAAGATTGAAGAGATGGAGCGTTTGCTCCGCGAGGCCCAGGCCGAGAAGCTGAGACTCCTCGAGCATCGA GTGCAGGAGCGGGAGATGGAGATACGCAGGCAGGctctggaggaggagaggagaagaagagaggaaCTGGAGAAACGGCTGCAAGAGGAAACaagcaggagacagaagcttGTGGAGAGAGAGGTGAAGCTCAGAGAGAAGCAGAGATCACAG TCCCGACTGTTGACAAGATACCACCCAGTAAGAAAAGACGACTTTGATCTTCACGGCCACATTGAAGCAGCCGGACACAACCCAGACGCCTGCTTCCATCTGGCCATCACTGACAAAACCTGTCGCGGGTTCCTCGTCAAAATGGGAGGAAAGATCAAGACGTGGAAGAAGCGCTGGTTTGTCTTTGACCACAATCGCAGGACACTCACTTACTATGCAG ACAAACACGAGACCAAGATGAAAGGCGTCATTTACTTCCAAGCCATAGAGGAGGTGTACTATGACCATTTAAAGAATGCACACAAA AGCCCCAACCCCTCGCTGACCTTCAGTGTGAAGACCCACGATCGGGTGTACTACATGGTGGCTCCGTCCCCTGAAGCCATGCGTATCTGGATGGATGTTATTGTAACCGGTGCTGAAGGACACATGCActtcatggtctaa
- the phldb2a gene encoding pleckstrin homology-like domain family B member 2 isoform X2 translates to MKSMLPQRSAVATLGYSSDCVKIEHSSGGSVAGTMLRGSRSKAELQELMETLQRRKSALEASLRAAECSRKYLSTSVGTQPTRPLSILSNTDRPPSAARNISYMTSNSVPPSPRQGDRQLSSNGLLRHSQARHQSQDSLLLSNGSSMVSPYGESIPRSPRVKSGAASMPSSPRMTRRLYSQGKASGDSRQRKYSTGSLNSLGMHSRSLPRLHNAADPPALSLPLRHSVGSHRVVSAGNRRSLSSLEQPPDVTVPASMPSTPRRASLASLSSMGVEIDGTGLDLGIGERRLSFGKSGLSPGQRVGSITSLNGKEELKDYHQHQRDERLREQKVQRLECQRLETILNLCTELGQVAREPAGSAVSDLQKINKELEKLQVSDDDSVFSDSPSSTAQESCFGAKARDFQLSEEQQASQRQQSGYREARSHSPAISLNSSAPSPSMHHRAKALESVQLKQEVTHIEEERIQVLNNIEELEQKIKDLDNQMEESLREMEVECALLEGEQESEMAQLQRDKELLEQLKGKIHNVEKMNHTEKSQETEEQSKSLEDLEFQKLEREIKQDEEKENQGQELLREIADCQRLTVTRKERLMTLKKQSSQITLQAQQERENFQREKNNLLVMLQKEREKLVSLEGKYAELSEGQTFANNPVAFKEHLHTLKERRRSSKENSSHPNDSQPHKRSQQLLTTYGRSLGRTLPPKPHLPLSQSSSCGSVIPQGFCFSPREVNLRRLPKSNSHAHVNEDRQRQSDFCNRLVSEPNVFLDSFSYPDNSQTSDTISVDSSDSLETSFSACSPDNISSASTSNMAKIEEMERLLREAQAEKLRLLEHRVQEREMEIRRQALEEERRRREELEKRLQEETSRRQKLVEREVKLREKQRSQSRLLTRYHPVRKDDFDLHGHIEAAGHNPDACFHLAITDKTCRGFLVKMGGKIKTWKKRWFVFDHNRRTLTYYADKHETKMKGVIYFQAIEEVYYDHLKNAHKSPNPSLTFSVKTHDRVYYMVAPSPEAMRIWMDVIVTGAEGHMHFMV, encoded by the exons ATGAAGAGCATGCTTCCCCAAAGGAGTGCTGTCGCCACACTGGGCTACAGCTCAG ACTGTGTGAAGATTGAGCACAGCAGTGGCGGCTCAGTGGCTGGCACGATGCTGAGGGGCTCCCGCTCGAAAGCCGAGCTACAGGAACTCATGGAGACGCTGCAGCGCAGGAAGAGCGCTCTGGAGGCTAGTCTGAGGGCAGCAGAGTGCAGCCGCAAGTACTTGAGTACATCTGTAGGAACCCAGCCCACCAGGCCGCTGTCGATCCTCAGTAACACAGATCGTCCCCCTTCTGCCGCTAGAAACATCTCTTACATGACCAGCAACAGCGTGCCGCCGTCACCTCGCCAAGGTGATCGCCAGCTAAGCTCTAATGGCTTGCTCCGTCACTCCCAGGCTCGCCACCAATCCCAAGACAGCTTGCTTCTCTCAAATGGAAGCTCTATGGTCTCCCCTTATGGGGAGTCCATACCACGTTCTCCCAGGGTCAAAAGCGGAGCAGCCAGTATGCCATCCAGCCCCAGAATGACCCGCAGGCTCTACTCACAGGGCAAAGCTTCAGGAGACTCCCGTCAGAGGAAGTACTCCACGGGCTCCCTCAACAGCCTGGGTATGCACAGCCGTTCTCTGCCACGGCTTCACAATGCAGCAGATCCACCTGCGCTGTCACTGCCGTTACGCCACTCAGTAGGTTCCCACCGAGTGGTCTCTGCAGGAAACCGGCGCAGTCTCTCCTCTCTGGAGCAGCCTCCAGATGTGACAGTACCAGCCAGCATGCCCAGCACACCCAGGAGGGCTAGCCTGGCCTCTCTGAGCTCTATGGGAGTAGAGATTGATGGGACGGGGTTAGATCTGGGCATCGGAGAGAGGAGGTTGTCCTTTGGGAAGAGTGGTTTGAGTCCGGGACAACGggtgggcagcatcacctctcTGAATGGCAAAGAGGAGCTCAAAGACTACCACCAGCATCAGAGAGATGAGCGACTCAGGGAGCAGAAAGTGCAGAGATTA GAATGCCAGCGTCTAGAGACCATCTTAAACCTGTGCACTGAGTTGGGACAGGTAGCGAGAGAGCCAGCGGGATCAGCTGTTTCTGACCTGCAGAAGATCAATAAGGAGCTGGAGAAGCTGCAGGTGTCGGACGATGACTCAGTGTTCTCCGACTCTCCGAGCAGCACAGCTCAAGAGAGCTGCTTTGGAGCCAAAGCCAGAGACTTCCAACTCTCTGAGGAGCAGCAGGCCAGCCAGCGTCAGCAGAGCGGCTATAGAGAGGCCAGATCCCACTCACCTGCTATCAGTCTCAACAGCAGTGCACCCTCGCCTTCTATGCATCACAGAGCCAAA GCTTTGGAGAGCGtgcagctgaaacaggaagtaacgcACATAGAGGAAGAAAGAATCCAAGTTTTGAATAACATAGAAGAGCTCGAGCAGAAGATCAAAGACCTGGACAACCAGATGGAGGAGTCTCTTCGAGAG ATGGAGGTGGAGTGTGCTCTGCTGGAAGGAGAACAAGAGTCGGAGATGGCCCAGCTGCAGAGGGATAAGGAGCTTCTGGAGCAGCTCAAGGGAAAAATTCACAATGTTGAGAAAATGAACCACACTGAGAAGTCACAg GAGACTGAGGAGCAGTCAAAAAGTTTGGAGGACTTGGAGTTTCAGAAGCTGGAGAGAGAAATTAAGCAGGACGAGGAAAAAGAGAATCAGGGCCAAGAGCTGCTGCGAGAGATCGCAGACTGTCAGCGCCTTACTGTCACCCGCAAG GAAAGACTCATGACGCTCAAGAAACAGTCATCTCAGATTACTTTACAGGCTCAGCAGGAACGGGAGAATTTCCAGAGAGAGAAGAACAATTTGCTCGTCATGCTTCAGAAG gagagagagaaattgGTGTCTTTGGAAGGAAAGTATGCAGAGCTGTCTGAGGGGCAGACCTTCGCTAACAATCCTGTGGCCTTCAAAGAG CACTTGCACACTCTGAAGGAAAGACGGAGAAGCAGCAAGGAAAATTCATCACATCCAAATGACAGTCAACCTCATAAAAGGAGCCAGCAGCTGCTCACCACTTATGGCAGATCCCTCGGACGCACGCTTCCTCCAAAG CCTCACCTTCCTTTGTCCCAAAGCTCAAGCTGTGGCAGTGTCATCCCACAAGGCTTCTGCTTCTCCCCTCGGGAGGTGAACCTTCGCCGCTTGCCCAAGA GCAACAGCCACGCACATGTAAATGAAGACAGGCAAAGACAGAGTGATTTTTGCAACAGGTTGGTCTCTGAGCCCAACGTCTTCCTGGACTCTTTCTCTTACCCGGACAACAGCCAGACGTCAGACACCATCAGCGTGGACAGCTCTGACAGCCTGGAAACCAGCTTCTCTGCCTGCTCCCCAGACAACATCTCAAG TGCCAGTACCTCCAATATGGCAAAGATTGAAGAGATGGAGCGTTTGCTCCGCGAGGCCCAGGCCGAGAAGCTGAGACTCCTCGAGCATCGA GTGCAGGAGCGGGAGATGGAGATACGCAGGCAGGctctggaggaggagaggagaagaagagaggaaCTGGAGAAACGGCTGCAAGAGGAAACaagcaggagacagaagcttGTGGAGAGAGAGGTGAAGCTCAGAGAGAAGCAGAGATCACAG TCCCGACTGTTGACAAGATACCACCCAGTAAGAAAAGACGACTTTGATCTTCACGGCCACATTGAAGCAGCCGGACACAACCCAGACGCCTGCTTCCATCTGGCCATCACTGACAAAACCTGTCGCGGGTTCCTCGTCAAAATGGGAGGAAAGATCAAGACGTGGAAGAAGCGCTGGTTTGTCTTTGACCACAATCGCAGGACACTCACTTACTATGCAG ACAAACACGAGACCAAGATGAAAGGCGTCATTTACTTCCAAGCCATAGAGGAGGTGTACTATGACCATTTAAAGAATGCACACAAA AGCCCCAACCCCTCGCTGACCTTCAGTGTGAAGACCCACGATCGGGTGTACTACATGGTGGCTCCGTCCCCTGAAGCCATGCGTATCTGGATGGATGTTATTGTAACCGGTGCTGAAGGACACATGCActtcatggtctaa
- the phldb2a gene encoding pleckstrin homology-like domain family B member 2 isoform X4, with protein MKSMLPQRSAVATLGYSSDCVKIEHSSGGSVAGTMLRGSRSKAELQELMETLQRRKSALEASLRAAECSRKYLSTSVGTQPTRPLSILSNTDRPPSAARNISYMTSNSVPPSPRQGDRQLSSNGLLRHSQARHQSQDSLLLSNGSSMVSPYGESIPRSPRVKSGAASMPSSPRMTRRLYSQGKASGDSRQRKYSTGSLNSLGMHSRSLPRLHNAADPPALSLPLRHSVGSHRVVSAGNRRSLSSLEQPPDVTVPASMPSTPRRASLASLSSMGVEIDGTGLDLGIGERRLSFGKSGLSPGQRVGSITSLNGKEELKDYHQHQRDERLREQKVQRLECQRLETILNLCTELGQVAREPAGSAVSDLQKINKELEKLQVSDDDSVFSDSPSSTAQESCFGAKARDFQLSEEQQASQRQQSGYREARSHSPAISLNSSAPSPSMHHRAKALESVQLKQEVTHIEEERIQVLNNIEELEQKIKDLDNQMEESLREMEVECALLEGEQESEMAQLQRDKELLEQLKGKIHNVEKMNHTEKSQETEEQSKSLEDLEFQKLEREIKQDEEKENQGQELLREIADCQRLTVTRKERLMTLKKQSSQITLQAQQERENFQREKNNLLVMLQKEREKLVSLEGKYAELSEGQTFANNPVAFKEHLHTLKERRRSSKENSSHPNDSQPHKRSQQLLTTYGRSLGRTLPPKPHLPLSQSSSCGSVIPQGFCFSPREVNLRRLPKSNSHAHVNEDRQRQSDFCNRLVSEPNVFLDSFSYPDNSQTSDTISVDSSDSLETSFSACSPDNISSASTSNMAKIEEMERLLREAQAEKLRLLEHREREMEIRRQALEEERRRREELEKRLQEETSRRQKLVEREVKLREKQRSQSRLLTRYHPVRKDDFDLHGHIEAAGHNPDACFHLAITDKTCRGFLVKMGGKIKTWKKRWFVFDHNRRTLTYYADKHETKMKGVIYFQAIEEVYYDHLKNAHKSPNPSLTFSVKTHDRVYYMVAPSPEAMRIWMDVIVTGAEGHMHFMV; from the exons ATGAAGAGCATGCTTCCCCAAAGGAGTGCTGTCGCCACACTGGGCTACAGCTCAG ACTGTGTGAAGATTGAGCACAGCAGTGGCGGCTCAGTGGCTGGCACGATGCTGAGGGGCTCCCGCTCGAAAGCCGAGCTACAGGAACTCATGGAGACGCTGCAGCGCAGGAAGAGCGCTCTGGAGGCTAGTCTGAGGGCAGCAGAGTGCAGCCGCAAGTACTTGAGTACATCTGTAGGAACCCAGCCCACCAGGCCGCTGTCGATCCTCAGTAACACAGATCGTCCCCCTTCTGCCGCTAGAAACATCTCTTACATGACCAGCAACAGCGTGCCGCCGTCACCTCGCCAAGGTGATCGCCAGCTAAGCTCTAATGGCTTGCTCCGTCACTCCCAGGCTCGCCACCAATCCCAAGACAGCTTGCTTCTCTCAAATGGAAGCTCTATGGTCTCCCCTTATGGGGAGTCCATACCACGTTCTCCCAGGGTCAAAAGCGGAGCAGCCAGTATGCCATCCAGCCCCAGAATGACCCGCAGGCTCTACTCACAGGGCAAAGCTTCAGGAGACTCCCGTCAGAGGAAGTACTCCACGGGCTCCCTCAACAGCCTGGGTATGCACAGCCGTTCTCTGCCACGGCTTCACAATGCAGCAGATCCACCTGCGCTGTCACTGCCGTTACGCCACTCAGTAGGTTCCCACCGAGTGGTCTCTGCAGGAAACCGGCGCAGTCTCTCCTCTCTGGAGCAGCCTCCAGATGTGACAGTACCAGCCAGCATGCCCAGCACACCCAGGAGGGCTAGCCTGGCCTCTCTGAGCTCTATGGGAGTAGAGATTGATGGGACGGGGTTAGATCTGGGCATCGGAGAGAGGAGGTTGTCCTTTGGGAAGAGTGGTTTGAGTCCGGGACAACGggtgggcagcatcacctctcTGAATGGCAAAGAGGAGCTCAAAGACTACCACCAGCATCAGAGAGATGAGCGACTCAGGGAGCAGAAAGTGCAGAGATTA GAATGCCAGCGTCTAGAGACCATCTTAAACCTGTGCACTGAGTTGGGACAGGTAGCGAGAGAGCCAGCGGGATCAGCTGTTTCTGACCTGCAGAAGATCAATAAGGAGCTGGAGAAGCTGCAGGTGTCGGACGATGACTCAGTGTTCTCCGACTCTCCGAGCAGCACAGCTCAAGAGAGCTGCTTTGGAGCCAAAGCCAGAGACTTCCAACTCTCTGAGGAGCAGCAGGCCAGCCAGCGTCAGCAGAGCGGCTATAGAGAGGCCAGATCCCACTCACCTGCTATCAGTCTCAACAGCAGTGCACCCTCGCCTTCTATGCATCACAGAGCCAAA GCTTTGGAGAGCGtgcagctgaaacaggaagtaacgcACATAGAGGAAGAAAGAATCCAAGTTTTGAATAACATAGAAGAGCTCGAGCAGAAGATCAAAGACCTGGACAACCAGATGGAGGAGTCTCTTCGAGAG ATGGAGGTGGAGTGTGCTCTGCTGGAAGGAGAACAAGAGTCGGAGATGGCCCAGCTGCAGAGGGATAAGGAGCTTCTGGAGCAGCTCAAGGGAAAAATTCACAATGTTGAGAAAATGAACCACACTGAGAAGTCACAg GAGACTGAGGAGCAGTCAAAAAGTTTGGAGGACTTGGAGTTTCAGAAGCTGGAGAGAGAAATTAAGCAGGACGAGGAAAAAGAGAATCAGGGCCAAGAGCTGCTGCGAGAGATCGCAGACTGTCAGCGCCTTACTGTCACCCGCAAG GAAAGACTCATGACGCTCAAGAAACAGTCATCTCAGATTACTTTACAGGCTCAGCAGGAACGGGAGAATTTCCAGAGAGAGAAGAACAATTTGCTCGTCATGCTTCAGAAG gagagagagaaattgGTGTCTTTGGAAGGAAAGTATGCAGAGCTGTCTGAGGGGCAGACCTTCGCTAACAATCCTGTGGCCTTCAAAGAG CACTTGCACACTCTGAAGGAAAGACGGAGAAGCAGCAAGGAAAATTCATCACATCCAAATGACAGTCAACCTCATAAAAGGAGCCAGCAGCTGCTCACCACTTATGGCAGATCCCTCGGACGCACGCTTCCTCCAAAG CCTCACCTTCCTTTGTCCCAAAGCTCAAGCTGTGGCAGTGTCATCCCACAAGGCTTCTGCTTCTCCCCTCGGGAGGTGAACCTTCGCCGCTTGCCCAAGA GCAACAGCCACGCACATGTAAATGAAGACAGGCAAAGACAGAGTGATTTTTGCAACAGGTTGGTCTCTGAGCCCAACGTCTTCCTGGACTCTTTCTCTTACCCGGACAACAGCCAGACGTCAGACACCATCAGCGTGGACAGCTCTGACAGCCTGGAAACCAGCTTCTCTGCCTGCTCCCCAGACAACATCTCAAG TGCCAGTACCTCCAATATGGCAAAGATTGAAGAGATGGAGCGTTTGCTCCGCGAGGCCCAGGCCGAGAAGCTGAGACTCCTCGAGCATCGA GAGCGGGAGATGGAGATACGCAGGCAGGctctggaggaggagaggagaagaagagaggaaCTGGAGAAACGGCTGCAAGAGGAAACaagcaggagacagaagcttGTGGAGAGAGAGGTGAAGCTCAGAGAGAAGCAGAGATCACAG TCCCGACTGTTGACAAGATACCACCCAGTAAGAAAAGACGACTTTGATCTTCACGGCCACATTGAAGCAGCCGGACACAACCCAGACGCCTGCTTCCATCTGGCCATCACTGACAAAACCTGTCGCGGGTTCCTCGTCAAAATGGGAGGAAAGATCAAGACGTGGAAGAAGCGCTGGTTTGTCTTTGACCACAATCGCAGGACACTCACTTACTATGCAG ACAAACACGAGACCAAGATGAAAGGCGTCATTTACTTCCAAGCCATAGAGGAGGTGTACTATGACCATTTAAAGAATGCACACAAA AGCCCCAACCCCTCGCTGACCTTCAGTGTGAAGACCCACGATCGGGTGTACTACATGGTGGCTCCGTCCCCTGAAGCCATGCGTATCTGGATGGATGTTATTGTAACCGGTGCTGAAGGACACATGCActtcatggtctaa